A part of Elusimicrobiota bacterium genomic DNA contains:
- a CDS encoding DUF362 domain-containing protein, whose protein sequence is MTENKSVVYFADAQLEKMEQAKSLPAKLKRLVRKMNFAGKIKGKKVGIKMHFGWGLNFTTIHPVFIKALVEEIMAEGAKEVKIIDDNAKNGIGRGYLREIVGCPAVSTFGETWKYGYWEKIGFKSIDKIFFSGEALDSEFLINLSHLKGHGDCGFGGAIKNIGMGMVDNPSRRKLHHLEGAIVYDKNKCNYCLKCAKVCQRDAIGLQSAENKKKGKKEIEIFTHNCTYCQHCIIECPRGALKMNNRNFNNFAKGMAVVTSKFLKKLNPENMTYINFLTNITIYCDCWGFSSPPIVPDIGILGSSNICAIETASLDMIKTENLLEKGLPKDQRELLDNKGHLFEKIHAKNPYLMINYLSKYSGFTTGYKLDEVN, encoded by the coding sequence ATGACGGAAAATAAATCAGTTGTATATTTTGCTGATGCTCAATTAGAGAAAATGGAACAAGCGAAGTCTCTTCCAGCGAAATTGAAACGCCTGGTAAGAAAAATGAATTTTGCCGGGAAAATTAAAGGCAAAAAAGTTGGAATAAAAATGCATTTTGGCTGGGGATTGAATTTTACAACAATACACCCGGTTTTCATTAAAGCTTTGGTAGAAGAAATAATGGCTGAGGGCGCAAAAGAAGTAAAAATTATCGACGATAATGCTAAAAACGGTATTGGAAGAGGCTATTTAAGGGAAATTGTAGGCTGTCCGGCGGTTTCTACTTTCGGAGAAACCTGGAAATACGGATATTGGGAAAAAATAGGATTCAAATCCATTGATAAGATTTTCTTTTCGGGCGAAGCCCTGGACAGCGAATTCCTGATAAATCTGTCACATTTAAAGGGGCACGGAGATTGCGGTTTCGGCGGCGCAATAAAAAATATCGGCATGGGCATGGTAGATAACCCGTCCAGGAGAAAATTACACCACCTGGAAGGCGCGATAGTTTATGATAAAAATAAGTGTAATTATTGTTTAAAATGCGCCAAGGTTTGCCAAAGGGATGCAATCGGCCTGCAGAGCGCGGAAAATAAAAAGAAGGGAAAGAAGGAGATAGAAATTTTCACGCATAACTGTACTTACTGCCAGCATTGTATCATAGAATGCCCGAGAGGCGCGTTGAAGATGAACAACCGCAACTTTAATAACTTTGCCAAAGGTATGGCGGTTGTGACCAGCAAGTTTTTGAAAAAGTTAAACCCGGAGAATATGACGTATATAAATTTCCTGACTAATATAACGATTTATTGCGATTGCTGGGGTTTTAGCTCGCCACCCATTGTGCCGGACATCGGGATTTTAGGTTCCAGCAACATTTGTGCCATTGAGACTGCCTCATTGGATATGATAAAAACAGAGAATTTGCTTGAAAAGGGCCTGCCGAAAGACCAGCGGGAACTTCTCGACAATAAGGGCCATTTATTTGAAAAAATCCACGCAAAAAATCCTTACCTTATGATCAATTACTTGTCTAAATATTCCGGGTTCACAACCGGCTATAAATTGGACGAAGTAAATTAA
- a CDS encoding flippase: protein MGKIIKNSSFLMGSEAISRAGAFVINVWITRILGVAEYGKLAFAISFGVLFANLIDLGFNVYTIREVSKNKELAGKYTSNLGLLRLIISVIAWFLIVIVINALGYPPETKMIVYLIGASTVITMFSDTFTIVFYAFEKMQYSAGLIIFTRVAPLVAGLYALLAGKGLIGLAIAYFAFSVISILLNFAVLSINFFVPKLEFDLKFCWSVMKELFLFNLAAIFAIIYFRVGVVMLSKMQGDMVVGWFSASFKLIESLRFIPISIMGALLPGFSRLFVTDPKKLLENSHRALEVLLIIIIPVSIGVLILADKIILFLYGLQFSNSIPVFRILIVAEIFMFMNYILTYLLIVCDKQKYNAFINFICCVVCIVLNYLLIPKFSYIAVSAVHLTVELVVFALCMYFLAGSLGKINIFKISRKPVLAALAMGALVFLIRNQSLLISIPAAVSIYFIFLVLLGSFDFKSKFPWIQS, encoded by the coding sequence ATGGGCAAAATTATAAAAAATTCTTCATTTTTAATGGGTTCGGAAGCTATCAGCAGGGCCGGCGCTTTTGTTATCAACGTCTGGATAACAAGAATCCTGGGAGTTGCAGAGTACGGGAAACTTGCTTTTGCAATTTCCTTCGGAGTTTTATTTGCTAACCTGATTGACCTTGGTTTTAACGTATATACAATCAGAGAAGTGTCCAAAAATAAGGAACTTGCGGGCAAATACACCAGCAATCTGGGGCTTCTCAGGCTGATTATTTCAGTGATTGCGTGGTTCCTGATAGTTATAGTTATAAACGCCCTGGGTTATCCTCCGGAAACTAAAATGATAGTGTATCTGATAGGCGCCTCGACTGTTATAACAATGTTTTCTGATACTTTTACGATAGTTTTCTATGCTTTTGAAAAGATGCAGTATTCAGCAGGTTTGATTATATTTACCCGAGTAGCCCCGTTAGTTGCAGGTTTGTATGCGTTATTGGCCGGTAAAGGTTTAATAGGGCTTGCTATAGCGTATTTTGCATTTTCAGTTATAAGTATTTTGCTTAATTTTGCGGTTCTGAGCATAAATTTCTTTGTACCCAAACTGGAGTTTGACCTGAAATTTTGCTGGTCAGTAATGAAAGAACTTTTTCTTTTTAACCTAGCGGCTATTTTTGCCATAATTTATTTCAGGGTTGGAGTTGTAATGTTATCAAAAATGCAGGGAGATATGGTTGTCGGCTGGTTCAGCGCCTCATTTAAATTGATAGAATCTTTGAGGTTTATACCTATAAGTATTATGGGCGCTTTATTGCCGGGGTTTTCCCGGCTTTTTGTAACTGATCCGAAAAAACTTTTGGAAAACAGCCACAGGGCTCTTGAAGTTCTGCTGATAATAATCATCCCTGTTTCGATCGGTGTTTTGATTCTTGCAGATAAAATAATTTTGTTTCTATATGGCCTGCAATTCAGTAATTCTATACCTGTTTTCCGGATTTTAATAGTGGCGGAAATATTTATGTTTATGAACTACATCCTTACCTATCTTCTGATAGTCTGCGACAAACAGAAATATAATGCTTTTATTAATTTCATTTGCTGCGTTGTTTGTATCGTTTTAAATTATCTCTTAATACCCAAATTCAGCTATATTGCGGTAAGCGCGGTCCATTTGACTGTCGAACTAGTGGTTTTTGCGCTGTGTATGTACTTTTTGGCGGGAAGCCTGGGGAAAATAAATATTTTTAAAATAAGCCGTAAGCCAGTACTGGCCGCTTTGGCGATGGGAGCTTTGGTTTTTCTTATTAGAAACCAGAGTTTACTTATTTCTATCCCTGCCGCTGTTTCGATATATTTTATTTTTTTAGTTTTACTCGGCAGTTTTGATTTTAAAAGTAAATTCCCCTGGATTCAGTCCTGA
- a CDS encoding PDZ domain-containing protein, whose translation MFKKHLLALFVTLSVLPSTIKASDEQKITVLFETIKPYIVSIEADVSANIADKPARDSFKKTGLIINSGGYVLTSYLSSEITTNIRVYVGLEEYPAKLVGSDKVARITLLKIDSKLVPPKVTTDIRFAKVPLKTGQSIITIGSLGKDYQFEKAINTGMVAAILPFGLSNQIMSVPNINIDGAVLLNMSGEIAGIVAPAYWFNLSLTDIKKDKLRDELDMMRAEKQCLEIESLTEIIGRIIKKQGDSEISWAGIEFDNLSKTQSEGLGIPFKGILITKTYKDSPALKGGLLPKDVIIEINGRTIPAEAKGARLFSDLIRSNMPGGKMNFRVIRNKEEKTFQVEPVKYPELKQPRSSWLGITVEEVNDALYNSLNLFTDKGLLIVDVEQGTPASYAKLERSDVITHIQLAEVSAVSSWQNILGKLKDKNTKYIIVQVYRGNKTMTRIIKPELGAKRQDDSK comes from the coding sequence ATGTTTAAAAAGCATTTATTGGCTTTGTTTGTAACCTTATCCGTATTGCCAAGTACTATTAAAGCTTCTGATGAACAAAAAATTACGGTTTTATTTGAAACTATTAAGCCGTATATAGTTTCAATAGAAGCGGATGTAAGCGCTAATATCGCGGATAAGCCTGCCAGGGATTCCTTTAAAAAAACAGGCCTTATTATCAATAGCGGCGGTTATGTGCTCACTTCTTACTTATCCTCAGAAATAACAACGAATATAAGGGTTTATGTCGGCCTGGAGGAATACCCGGCGAAATTGGTTGGTAGTGATAAAGTTGCGCGAATAACCTTGCTAAAAATAGATAGCAAGCTTGTACCGCCTAAAGTTACAACAGATATCAGGTTTGCGAAAGTTCCCTTGAAAACCGGCCAGTCAATAATTACTATCGGTTCACTGGGCAAGGATTACCAGTTTGAAAAAGCAATAAATACAGGGATGGTTGCCGCTATCCTGCCGTTTGGTTTATCAAATCAGATAATGAGCGTGCCTAATATAAATATTGACGGTGCAGTGCTTTTGAATATGTCAGGCGAAATAGCCGGTATTGTTGCTCCTGCTTATTGGTTTAACCTTTCCTTGACTGACATTAAAAAAGATAAATTGAGAGATGAACTGGATATGATGCGCGCCGAAAAACAATGCCTGGAAATTGAGTCTTTAACTGAAATTATAGGCCGAATAATTAAAAAACAGGGTGACTCTGAAATTTCATGGGCCGGAATTGAGTTTGATAATCTTTCAAAAACCCAATCGGAGGGCCTGGGTATTCCTTTCAAGGGTATCCTTATTACCAAAACTTATAAGGACAGTCCGGCCCTAAAAGGCGGGTTACTGCCCAAAGATGTAATCATAGAAATAAATGGAAGGACTATCCCTGCCGAAGCCAAGGGCGCAAGGCTGTTCTCGGATCTTATAAGGTCGAACATGCCCGGCGGTAAGATGAATTTTAGGGTAATCAGAAATAAAGAAGAAAAAACTTTTCAGGTTGAACCTGTGAAATATCCTGAATTAAAACAGCCCAGAAGTTCCTGGCTGGGCATAACCGTTGAAGAAGTCAATGACGCGCTTTATAATTCCCTGAACCTTTTCACAGATAAAGGGTTATTGATAGTCGACGTAGAACAGGGTACGCCGGCTTCTTATGCAAAACTCGAAAGGTCAGATGTAATTACGCATATACAGTTAGCCGAAGTATCCGCTGTCAGTTCCTGGCAGAATATTCTCGGTAAACTTAAAGATAAAAACACAAAGTACATCATTGTGCAGGTATACCGCGGCAATAAGACAATGACAAGGATAATAAAACCTGAGTTAGGCGCGAAGAGGCAGGATGATAGCAAATGA
- a CDS encoding trypsin-like peptidase domain-containing protein, with product MNKVINSIILIILFYSAAIADEIVTFSKKLMPGVVTVYTETGIGSGFIIDKDGYILTNAHVVSKLWDDREDIDDPFTAVKERVAVLVENNYQYPAQVIGYDARVDVAVLKIIPDRKLTVLKLGDSDKIKLGEKIVVLGSPFGLEETATAGVISHVGRPFSAGPGWEFPVNVIQTDAAINPGNSGGPMINMKGEVIGINYASTSKNISEGIGFAIPINIAKYINNRINTEKAVKYSYLGMDFYPITNEFSQAFNIKKGLLVETVYKKAPAEKAGIKTGDVIISMNNKEVSATEERQANDYQWEIATFPINEKVTLELLTQTTSLLSFNKTSITLQTVESPLTEIELKQNVYEDFGFAFKDITVPIYLKYSLPVYDGIWVSKIMGPLAIESELQAGDVINKVDEKPVKTSADFKENILAALKNKEKYISLEVLRGKSTVPLFFSMRYTLTGKKVIAIVLSDTLPNELYETVKMASLFYGVSVSYCGMNGKTIDLIENDKEKGKLEANVSVDDLTDDSYDAVIVLGDKLSEKYASNKNKITAVISSAMGKDKVVAVEGSGMIALAGTEMKLGDKRITFAQKYVSELQKYKINPTGTELEIDEKLITATGSKESYKPFTYQIIKLLKN from the coding sequence ATGAATAAAGTAATAAATTCAATAATATTAATTATATTGTTTTACAGTGCGGCTATTGCTGACGAAATTGTAACATTTTCAAAAAAACTTATGCCCGGCGTAGTAACCGTTTATACGGAAACAGGCATAGGAAGCGGATTTATTATTGATAAAGACGGTTACATTTTAACCAATGCCCACGTAGTATCAAAACTTTGGGATGATAGGGAAGATATTGACGACCCGTTTACTGCAGTCAAGGAAAGAGTAGCAGTTTTGGTTGAGAATAATTATCAGTATCCCGCACAGGTGATAGGTTATGACGCGCGGGTTGACGTAGCGGTGTTAAAGATTATCCCGGATAGGAAACTGACAGTATTAAAACTGGGCGATTCGGATAAAATCAAGCTTGGGGAGAAAATAGTTGTACTGGGTTCTCCGTTCGGGCTTGAAGAAACAGCTACAGCGGGCGTTATCAGCCATGTAGGCAGGCCGTTTTCAGCAGGCCCCGGGTGGGAATTTCCGGTAAATGTTATACAAACTGACGCCGCAATCAACCCGGGAAACAGCGGCGGCCCCATGATAAATATGAAAGGGGAAGTAATAGGAATCAATTACGCTTCAACATCCAAGAATATTTCCGAAGGTATCGGGTTTGCCATACCTATAAATATTGCAAAGTACATCAATAACAGGATTAATACTGAAAAAGCCGTAAAATACAGTTACCTGGGGATGGATTTTTACCCTATTACAAATGAGTTTTCACAGGCGTTTAATATTAAGAAAGGCCTTCTGGTTGAAACAGTCTATAAAAAGGCACCGGCTGAAAAAGCCGGTATTAAAACAGGCGATGTAATTATTTCTATGAATAACAAGGAAGTATCGGCAACGGAAGAGAGGCAGGCCAATGATTATCAGTGGGAGATTGCAACCTTTCCGATAAACGAAAAAGTAACCTTGGAATTGCTGACCCAGACAACAAGTTTGCTGAGTTTTAATAAAACTTCCATTACCCTTCAAACTGTTGAAAGCCCTCTTACGGAAATTGAATTAAAGCAAAATGTATATGAAGATTTTGGTTTCGCTTTTAAGGACATTACAGTGCCGATTTATCTTAAATACAGCCTGCCAGTTTACGACGGAATCTGGGTTTCAAAAATAATGGGCCCCCTGGCAATAGAATCTGAACTTCAGGCAGGCGATGTCATTAACAAGGTTGATGAAAAGCCGGTAAAAACCTCGGCAGATTTTAAGGAAAATATTCTGGCAGCTTTGAAAAATAAAGAAAAATATATTTCTTTGGAAGTTCTCCGGGGTAAAAGCACGGTTCCTCTGTTTTTTTCTATGAGATATACTTTAACAGGCAAAAAAGTAATTGCGATAGTTCTTTCTGATACATTGCCAAACGAGTTGTATGAAACTGTAAAGATGGCATCCCTGTTTTATGGTGTAAGCGTATCCTACTGCGGGATGAACGGTAAAACTATAGATTTAATTGAAAATGATAAAGAAAAAGGCAAGCTGGAGGCCAATGTTTCAGTAGATGATTTGACCGATGATTCTTACGATGCTGTTATAGTTTTGGGTGATAAATTATCAGAAAAATATGCTTCTAACAAGAATAAAATCACAGCTGTTATAAGCTCTGCTATGGGCAAGGATAAAGTGGTAGCTGTTGAAGGCAGCGGTATGATTGCTTTAGCAGGTACAGAGATGAAACTTGGCGACAAAAGAATAACTTTTGCTCAAAAGTATGTATCAGAATTGCAGAAATATAAGATTAACCCTACCGGGACAGAACTGGAAATAGACGAAAAACTTATAACTGCAACCGGCAGCAAAGAAAGCTACAAACCATTCACCTACCAGATAATAAAACTTCTAAAGAATTAG
- the mnmG gene encoding tRNA uridine-5-carboxymethylaminomethyl(34) synthesis enzyme MnmG, with product MFSYPDKFDIIVIGAGHAGVEAALSSARMGCSTLLLTMNLDSIAQMSCNPAIGGLAKGQMVREIDALGGEMAKMTDKTALQFRMLNMSKGPAVQSPRAQCDRALYSSEAKKVLENQKNLILMQGEAVKILTDKNQIIGVQEKSGEKYFSKAVILTTGTFLKGVIHVGLKHFSSGRINEPSAEHLSESLRELGFEVGRLKTGTPPRINSGTIDYSKTGRQDGDNPPVPFSHFTTTIPQEQLPCWITYTNENTHKAIRANLDRSPLYSGVIKSVGPRYCPSIEDKVVRFSDKDRHQVFLEPEGYGTNWVYCNGISTSLPEDVQDQIVHSLDGCENAQIMRYGYAIEYDFCQPLQLNPTLETKLVPGLYFAGQINGTTGYEEAAGQGLMAGINAVLKIRNEEPFILRRDEAYLGVLIDDLVTKGVLDPYRMFTSRAEFRLILRSDNADLRLMDYGKKFGLISNENYSKFCKYRDQVKNRVESFEKIKVPGADVSRAQLLRRGKTYEEAVPAVERGNPEELLPWTEAKIRNQVEIEIKYAGYIRRQLQEVEKFKKLENKKIPADFDYESIRGLLREAQTKFKQIKPQSIGQAARISGVTSSDIAILLVNLQKYKATAGEKC from the coding sequence ATGTTCAGCTATCCTGACAAATTCGATATTATTGTTATCGGCGCGGGGCACGCAGGTGTTGAAGCGGCGCTGTCCAGCGCGCGAATGGGCTGTTCAACCCTGTTGCTGACAATGAACCTTGATTCAATAGCGCAGATGTCCTGTAACCCGGCTATCGGCGGGCTTGCAAAGGGCCAGATGGTGCGCGAGATTGACGCTCTTGGCGGGGAAATGGCAAAAATGACCGACAAGACTGCTTTGCAGTTCCGCATGCTCAACATGTCAAAAGGCCCTGCGGTCCAATCACCCAGGGCGCAATGCGACCGGGCATTATATAGTAGCGAAGCAAAGAAAGTGCTTGAAAACCAAAAAAACCTTATCTTAATGCAAGGCGAGGCGGTAAAAATTCTCACGGACAAAAATCAAATCATCGGAGTTCAGGAAAAATCAGGGGAAAAATATTTTTCAAAGGCTGTTATTTTAACGACAGGCACTTTCCTGAAGGGTGTTATACATGTCGGTCTGAAACATTTTTCCTCAGGCAGGATAAATGAACCTTCGGCGGAGCATCTCTCCGAATCGTTGAGAGAACTTGGTTTTGAAGTAGGCAGGCTTAAAACAGGTACACCGCCCAGAATAAATTCGGGCACCATTGATTATTCAAAAACAGGAAGACAGGATGGGGATAACCCGCCGGTTCCTTTTTCTCATTTCACTACAACAATTCCACAGGAACAGCTTCCCTGCTGGATAACTTACACAAACGAGAATACACATAAAGCCATAAGAGCCAACCTGGACCGGTCTCCGCTTTACTCCGGAGTTATTAAAAGCGTCGGCCCGCGCTATTGCCCGTCGATTGAAGACAAGGTTGTTAGGTTTTCTGATAAAGACAGGCATCAGGTTTTCCTGGAGCCGGAAGGTTACGGCACAAATTGGGTTTATTGCAACGGAATATCAACCAGTCTTCCTGAAGATGTCCAGGATCAAATTGTACATTCATTAGATGGCTGTGAAAATGCACAGATTATGCGTTACGGCTATGCGATAGAATATGATTTCTGCCAGCCTCTCCAATTAAATCCGACATTAGAAACTAAATTAGTTCCCGGGCTTTATTTTGCCGGCCAGATTAACGGGACTACGGGCTATGAAGAGGCCGCAGGACAGGGTTTAATGGCAGGCATAAATGCTGTTTTAAAAATACGTAATGAAGAGCCGTTTATTTTACGCAGGGATGAAGCATATCTGGGTGTTCTCATTGACGACCTGGTTACAAAAGGAGTTTTGGACCCATACAGAATGTTTACTTCCAGGGCGGAATTCCGCCTTATATTGCGAAGCGACAATGCTGATTTGCGTTTGATGGATTACGGCAAAAAATTCGGGCTGATTTCAAACGAAAACTATAGTAAATTCTGCAAGTACCGCGATCAGGTCAAAAATAGAGTGGAATCATTCGAAAAAATAAAAGTTCCGGGCGCGGATGTTTCCAGAGCGCAATTATTAAGAAGGGGAAAAACATACGAAGAAGCTGTCCCTGCAGTAGAGCGGGGAAACCCGGAAGAATTGCTTCCCTGGACTGAAGCAAAAATAAGAAACCAGGTGGAAATAGAAATAAAATACGCCGGCTATATCCGGAGGCAGTTACAGGAAGTTGAGAAATTTAAGAAACTTGAAAATAAAAAGATACCGGCAGATTTTGATTATGAAAGTATCCGCGGCCTGCTCAGGGAAGCTCAGACAAAATTCAAACAGATAAAACCGCAGTCCATCGGGCAGGCGGCAAGGATTTCCGGCGTAACTTCTTCGGATATTGCCATACTATTGGTTAATTTACAAAAATATAAAGCAACAGCCGGGGAAAAATGTTAA
- a CDS encoding ATP-binding protein, producing the protein MIRDIEKELYQWKEQKEKLPLLMRGARQVGKSYTVEAFGKKAFKNTVVINFDLHPELKDCFNTLEPDDIINKLKIVLGVVIDENTLLFFDEIQECPNAIMSLRYFKENKNYISVIGAGSLVEFALETEDIRIPVGRVQFIYLEPLSFAEFLTASGNDQLRSYLKDLHISSEIENSIHQALMKLIREYFIVGGMPAAVKAYFDTKDFTQASRIQNALIQTYRSDFGKYAKFSEQKYLQKVFDKAPRLVGERIKFSKIDIESKSRDIKNAVNLLSLAGVIKQVAASAASGVPLGAQANDKKFKLNYLDIGLMQNACGLQAKLLLDADIMQINSGSAAEQFVGQELRAYEDRYLNRQLFFWARDKRNSSAEVDYVYEVDTHIIPIEVKAGKSGSLKSLRLFLEEKKVPFGIRFAMDKLSLYDKVLTIPLYMIEHMRRLARETMETASR; encoded by the coding sequence ATGATTAGAGATATTGAAAAAGAGCTATATCAATGGAAAGAACAAAAAGAAAAGCTTCCTTTGTTAATGAGAGGCGCCCGACAGGTTGGGAAAAGTTATACCGTTGAAGCATTTGGAAAAAAAGCATTTAAAAACACGGTAGTTATTAATTTTGACCTCCATCCTGAACTCAAAGATTGTTTTAATACCCTTGAACCTGATGACATCATAAATAAACTTAAAATAGTGTTAGGTGTAGTTATAGATGAAAATACCTTGCTTTTTTTTGATGAAATACAGGAATGCCCGAATGCGATAATGTCTTTGAGATATTTCAAAGAGAATAAAAACTATATTTCCGTTATAGGCGCCGGGTCGCTTGTGGAATTTGCATTGGAAACGGAAGATATTAGAATCCCTGTAGGAAGAGTCCAGTTTATATATCTCGAACCGTTATCATTTGCAGAATTTTTAACTGCATCGGGCAACGATCAGCTTAGATCCTACTTAAAAGACTTGCATATCAGTAGTGAAATAGAAAATAGCATTCACCAAGCGTTGATGAAGCTGATACGCGAATATTTTATTGTCGGAGGGATGCCGGCGGCTGTTAAGGCTTATTTTGACACTAAAGATTTTACGCAGGCAAGCAGAATCCAGAATGCGCTTATTCAGACCTATAGAAGCGATTTCGGCAAATACGCGAAATTTTCCGAACAAAAATACTTACAGAAGGTGTTTGATAAAGCTCCCAGGCTGGTTGGTGAAAGAATTAAATTTTCAAAGATTGATATTGAAAGCAAATCAAGAGATATAAAAAACGCTGTAAATCTTCTGTCTTTGGCCGGAGTAATAAAACAAGTAGCCGCTTCCGCCGCGTCCGGAGTTCCCCTGGGAGCGCAGGCGAATGATAAAAAATTCAAACTAAATTACCTGGATATTGGCCTTATGCAGAATGCCTGCGGATTACAGGCAAAACTTTTGCTTGATGCTGATATTATGCAAATAAATTCAGGTTCAGCAGCCGAACAGTTTGTAGGCCAGGAACTGCGCGCCTACGAAGACCGCTATTTGAATAGGCAGCTTTTTTTCTGGGCAAGAGATAAAAGGAACAGTTCAGCTGAAGTTGATTATGTTTATGAAGTAGATACACATATAATTCCTATTGAAGTAAAGGCAGGCAAGTCCGGATCGTTAAAATCGTTGAGATTGTTTCTAGAAGAAAAGAAAGTTCCGTTCGGAATTCGATTTGCGATGGATAAACTTTCACTGTATGATAAGGTTCTTACTATTCCCCTGTACATGATAGAGCATATGCGTCGTTTAGCGCGGGAAACAATGGAAACTGCTTCCAGGTAA
- a CDS encoding DUF559 domain-containing protein codes for MDKPISNEKRGRFRYARELTLAEKTLWEYLQRYDDNGAKFLKLERIGDYTATFANIKEKMIIELNGAQTPLDKAEKERKDAWFKSQGYKVLRFWDNDVLKNINSVLEYITKRLL; via the coding sequence ATGGATAAACCAATAAGCAATGAAAAAAGAGGCAGGTTCAGGTATGCGAGGGAATTAACCCTTGCTGAAAAAACATTGTGGGAATATTTACAAAGATACGACGATAACGGGGCCAAGTTTTTAAAGCTTGAAAGAATAGGCGATTATACGGCAACTTTTGCTAACATAAAAGAAAAAATGATTATTGAACTTAATGGCGCCCAGACTCCTTTAGACAAGGCAGAAAAGGAAAGAAAGGACGCCTGGTTTAAAAGCCAGGGATATAAAGTGTTAAGATTCTGGGATAATGATGTTTTGAAAAATATAAACAGTGTTTTAGAGTATATTACAAAAAGGCTTCTTTAA
- a CDS encoding ATPase — protein sequence METKIALFKGRRIRKTLHNNEWWFSIVDVCDILTGSTDSGAYWRKLKQRLIEEGSEVVTFCHGLKLEAPDGKMRETPNCFRT from the coding sequence ATGGAAACAAAAATAGCTTTATTTAAAGGGCGCAGGATTAGGAAAACGCTTCATAATAACGAGTGGTGGTTTTCGATAGTTGATGTATGTGATATTTTAACTGGTAGTACAGATTCCGGCGCATATTGGAGGAAACTCAAGCAAAGGTTGATAGAGGAAGGGAGTGAAGTCGTGACATTTTGTCACGGGTTGAAATTGGAAGCACCAGATGGAAAAATGCGTGAAACACCCAATTGTTTCCGGACATAA
- a CDS encoding type II toxin-antitoxin system RelE/ParE family toxin: MVQEIKWTRQSYKDLRNIYDFIALDSIRYAQVQIENIIQSTLKLAKYPLIGRKIPEFPHLPYREIIADNYRIIYQITKEKHKIIIMTIIHGRRLLPFK; encoded by the coding sequence GTGGTTCAAGAAATAAAGTGGACGCGGCAATCTTATAAAGATTTAAGAAATATCTATGATTTTATAGCCCTGGATTCAATTAGATATGCTCAAGTACAAATCGAAAACATTATTCAATCTACATTAAAGCTTGCCAAATATCCGTTAATAGGCCGAAAAATACCGGAATTCCCACACTTGCCTTATCGTGAAATAATAGCTGATAATTACCGGATTATTTACCAAATAACAAAAGAAAAACATAAAATAATTATCATGACTATTATTCACGGCAGACGCTTGCTTCCTTTTAAATAA
- a CDS encoding slipin family protein yields the protein MFSVTGITIITIVILAVIFLMNAVRVVNEYERGVIFRLGRLIGAKGPGLFFLIPIVDRLVKISLRTTTMDIPTQEVITKDNVPAKVNAVCYFRVVDPNKAVVSIENYIYGTNQISQTTLRSVLGQVDLDTLLGEREQINLKLQQIIDQQTEPWGIKVSVVEVKDVQIPEQMQRAIARQAEAERERRAKVINAEGEFQASEKLAMAAEIISKNPAAIQLRFLQTVTELASEKSTTLVLPIPIDLLKAFTEKR from the coding sequence ATGTTTTCAGTAACGGGCATAACTATCATAACTATAGTAATTTTAGCGGTGATTTTTTTAATGAATGCGGTACGCGTAGTAAACGAGTATGAAAGAGGCGTAATTTTCAGATTAGGCAGATTGATCGGCGCAAAAGGCCCTGGTTTATTTTTCCTTATTCCCATTGTAGACAGGCTGGTAAAAATCAGCCTTAGAACAACCACTATGGATATCCCCACCCAGGAAGTTATTACAAAAGATAACGTTCCGGCTAAGGTAAATGCCGTTTGTTATTTCAGGGTTGTTGACCCGAATAAAGCTGTTGTGAGCATAGAGAATTATATTTACGGTACTAACCAAATTTCACAGACCACACTTAGAAGCGTGCTCGGCCAGGTGGACCTGGATACTCTTTTAGGCGAAAGGGAACAGATTAACCTTAAGTTGCAGCAGATTATTGACCAACAGACCGAACCGTGGGGCATAAAGGTAAGTGTAGTTGAAGTGAAAGATGTTCAGATTCCCGAACAGATGCAGAGAGCTATTGCCAGGCAGGCAGAAGCTGAAAGAGAAAGACGCGCAAAGGTTATTAATGCTGAAGGCGAATTTCAGGCATCAGAAAAACTTGCTATGGCTGCAGAAATTATCAGCAAAAACCCCGCTGCAATTCAGTTAAGATTTTTACAGACAGTTACTGAATTGGCTTCAGAAAAAAGCACAACCCTGGTACTGCCAATACCGATAGATCTATTAAAAGCCTTCACCGAAAAGAGATAA